A single genomic interval of Juglans regia cultivar Chandler chromosome 1, Walnut 2.0, whole genome shotgun sequence harbors:
- the LOC109006279 gene encoding potassium channel AKT1-like, protein MIKLSTMEPSMNRSFRFQCSVEEITESHDPISTVILPSLGARSSQRAMLRRLIISPYDPRYRIWQNFLLVLVIYTAWVSPFEFGFLEKPQRPLSIFDNVVNGFFALDIIITFFVAYIDRTLYLLVHDPMKIAGKYARSWLAFDVISTIPSELAQMIAPSHFRSYGLLSMLRLWRLRNVSAFFSRLEKDTAYSYFCVRCAKLICVLLLAVHYAGCFYYYLAANFHDPKRTWIGASMNNFLEQSLWLRYMATIRTVGFGDLHPVNAWEILFDIFHMLFKLGFAAYVIENMTNLVARASSPTKKFRDTIQSASSFAQRNRLPVRLQDQMLSHLRLKFRTDSEGLQQQETLDSLPKAIRSSISHYLFYSLVDKVYLFQGVSNDLLFQLVSEMKAEYFPPKEDVILQNEAPTDFYILVNGAVDLLVQKYGVEQVVGEAKTGNVCGEIGVLCYRPQLFTVRTKRLSQLLRVNRTTFLNIVQSNVGDGNIIMNNLLQHLKDLNDPLMSEVLVETENMLAHGRMDLPLSLCFAALRGDDLLLHQLLKRGLDPNESDNNGRSALHIAASKGSENCVLLLLDYGADPNSRDSDGNVPLWEAVLAGHESAIKVLLDSGANLHRGDIGQFACTAAEQNNLALLKEIIRYGGDVTLPKNNGTTALHVAVCEGNIEIVQFLLHEGADIDKPDPDGWTPRDLAYQQGHEDIKILFQSAKEPRIPERKNGTSFHRRFTSEPAIRPSQEGSFTGTTDGSWSQSRPRRRANKFHNSLFGIMSSAHNGENDFLFSVNMMRNGKDRGESGDNPARVTISCPEKGEVAGKLMLLPGSFQELLEIGAKKFGVSPSKVLSKDGAEIDDIDVIRDGDHLILVSYIGTEKSNS, encoded by the exons ATGATCAAGTTATCAACAATGGAGCCTTCGATGAACAGGTCTTTCCGGTTTCAATGCTCGGTAGAAGAAATTACTGAAAGTCACGATCCGATCTCCACGGTGATTTTGCCATCTCTTGGAGCAAGAAGTAGTCAGAGAGCCATGCTCAGGAGGTTAATTATATCGCCCTATGACCCCCGTTACAG GATATGGCAAAATTTTCTCCTTGTTCTGGTCATCTACACTGCTTGGGTATCGCCATTTGAATTCGGCTTCCTTGAGAAACCACAGAGACCACTCTCCATTTTTGATAATGTTGTCAATGGATTCTTTGCTTTGGATATCATTATTACCTTTTTTGTAGCGTACATTGATAGAACACTCTACCTACTCGTTCATGATCCAATGAAGATAGCAGGGAAATATGCACGTTCCTGGTTGGCATTTGATGTCATATCCACAATCCCTTCGGAGCTTGCTCAGATGATTGCTCCTTCACATTTCAGGTCATATGGCTTATTGAGCATGCTTCGCCTTTGGCGTCTCCGTAATGTTAGTGCCTTTTTTTCCAG ATTGGAAAAAGATACGGCCTACAGTTACTTTTGCGTTCGATGTGCAAAACTTATTTGT GTTCTCCTTTTGGCGGTTCATTATGCTGGTTGTTTCTATTATTATCTAGCAGCAAATTTTCATGACCCCAAGAGGACATGGATTGGAGCGTCAATGAATAATTTCCTTGAACAGAGCTTGTGGCTCCGCTACATGGCTACTATAAGAACCGTTGGCTTTGGTGACTTGCACCCTGTGAATGCATGGGAGATACTCTTTGACATCTTCCATATGCTTTTCAAATTAGGATTTGCAGCATATGTGATTGAAAATATGACAAACTTGGTTGCCCGTGCGTCCAGTCCGACCAAAAAGTTT AGAGATACCATCCAATCTGCCTCTAGTTTTGCCCAGAGGAACCGGCTGCCGGTTCGCTTGCAAGATCAGATGTTATCACATTTACGTTTGAAGTTTAGAACAGACTCAGAGGGGCTCCAGCAGCAAGAGACCCTTGATTCCCTTCCTAAAGCCATCCGTTCAAGCATTTCTCATTATCTTTTCTACTCTCTTGTGGATAAGGTGTATCTGTTTCAAGGGGTTTCAAACGACTTGCTTTTTCAGTTG GTATCAGAGATGAAAGCTGAGTATTTTCCTCCAAAGGAAGATGTGATCTTGCAGAATGAGGCACCCACAGACTTCTACATCCTTGTCAATGGAGCAGTG GATCTATTGGTCCAGAAATATGGAGTCGAACAG GTTGTAGGAGAGGCAAAAACTGGTAATGTCTGTGGAGAGATTGGAGTACTTTGTTACAGGCCACAACTATTTACAGTGCGGACCAAAAGATTGAGCCAGCTACTGCGAGTGAACCGTACCACATTCTTAAATATTGTTCAGTCCAATGTTGGAGATGGGAACATAATCATGAATAACCTGCTTCAG CATTTGAAAGACCTTAATGACCCATTAATGTCAGAAGTTCTGGTGGAGACTGAGAACATGCTAGCTCATGGCAGAATGGACCTACCTCTTAGTCTATGCTTTGCAGCTCTAAGGGGGGATGACTTGTTGTTGCATCAGTTGTTGAAACGGGGTCTTGATCCAAATGAATCGGACAACAATGGCAGGAGCGCTCTG CATATAGCAGCTTCCAAAGGAAGTGAGAATTGTGTGCTTCTACTACTTGATTATGGAGCAGATCCTAACAGTAGAG ACTCTGACGGGAATGTGCCACTATGGGAAGCAGTGCTGGCTGGTCATGAATCTGCGATCAAGGTGCTACTAGACAGTGGTGCAAATTTACACCGCGGAGACATTGGTCAATTTGCATGCACTGCTGCTGAGCAAAACAACTTGGCATTGCTCAAGGAAATAATTCGTTATGGAGGAGATGTCACACTTCCTAAAAACAATGGAACCACAGCTCTTCATGTTGCAGTTTGTGAAGGCAACATTGAAATAGTCCAATTCCTTCTGCATGAAGGCGCTGATATTGACAAGCCAGACCCTGATGGTTGGACCCCAAGGGATCTTGCCTACCAACAAGGACATGAAGACATTAAAATCCTTTTCCAATCTGCTAAAGAACCCAGAATTCCTGAGCGGAAAAATGGCACTTCTTTCCATAGGCGATTTACGAGTGAGCCAGCAATCCGTCCATCCCAGGAGGGCTCATTCACAGGTACAACAGATGGATCGTGGAGCCAATCCCGTCCAAGGCGCAGGGCTAATAAGTTCCACAACTCACTATTTGGTATAATGTCCTCTGCCCACAATGGGGAGAATGACTTTCTATTCTCTGTTAACATGATGAGAAATGGTAAGGACCGTGGAGAATCTGGAGATAACCCTGCTAGAGTGACAATTAGTTGTCCAGAAAAGGGAGAAGTAGCTGGAAAGCTCATGCTACTTCCAGGGAGTTTTCAGGAGCTACTTGAGATAGGTGCTAAGAAATTCGGGGTCTCACCGAGTAAAGTACTTAGCAAAGATGGAGCTGAAATTGATGATATAGATGTTATAAGAGATGGTGATCATCTTATTTTAGTCAGTTATATTGGAACTGAAAAATCTAATAGCTAA
- the LOC109017908 gene encoding cytochrome b-c1 complex subunit 7-2, mitochondrial-like isoform X1 codes for MASSSWLQSLLNPNKNWFAKQHMQALSNRLCNYGLRYDDLYDPMSDLEIKDALNRLPREIVDARNQRLKRAIDLSMKHEYLADYAFQRLIMRSKINYD; via the exons ATGGCGTCGTCATCGTGGTTACAATCTTTGCTCAATCCGAACAAGAACTGGTTCGCCAAGCAACACATGCAAGCCCTCTCCAATCGCCTCTGCAATTACG GGCTCAGGTATGACGATCTGTATGATCCGATGTCCGATCTGGAGATAAAGGATGCTCTGAATCGGCTGCCTCGCGAAATCGTAGACGCCAGGAACCAGAGGCTCAAACGCGCTATAGACCTATCTATGAAGCACGAGTACCTTGCTGATTATGCGTTCCAGCGTTTGATTATGCGTTCAAAGATTAACTATGATTAA
- the LOC109017908 gene encoding cytochrome b-c1 complex subunit 7-2, mitochondrial-like isoform X2, translating into MASSSWLQSLLNPNKNWFAKQHMQALSNRLCNYGLRYDDLYDPMSDLEIKDALNRLPREIVDARNQRLKRAIDLSMKHEQYKHHLGAIFKICSTC; encoded by the exons ATGGCGTCGTCATCGTGGTTACAATCTTTGCTCAATCCGAACAAGAACTGGTTCGCCAAGCAACACATGCAAGCCCTCTCCAATCGCCTCTGCAATTACG GGCTCAGGTATGACGATCTGTATGATCCGATGTCCGATCTGGAGATAAAGGATGCTCTGAATCGGCTGCCTCGCGAAATCGTAGACGCCAGGAACCAGAGGCTCAAACGCGCTATAGACCTATCTATGAAGCACGA GCAGTACAAACACCATTTAGGAGCTATCTTCAAGATATGCAGCACTT GTTAA
- the LOC109015696 gene encoding uncharacterized protein LOC109015696 has protein sequence MAANLIPFRPSRIRACATSDHRNPDQNRPTSVSSPNWWTPIFGWSAEPDYIDSGSNKQIHNGSEKSDQDLYPKSSRTKFTPGSFTEEKARQLRMMTKETESFHDVMYHSAIASRLASDFKKSSDL, from the coding sequence ATGGCTGCGAATCTCATCCCCTTCCGACCATCCCGGATCCGAGCTTGCGCGACGTCGGACCACCGGAATCCCGATCAGAACCGTCCAACAAGCGTCTCGTCGCCCAACTGGTGGACCCCGATCTTCGGATGGTCCGCTGAGCCCGACTACATCGACTCGGGGAGCAACAAGCAGATCCACAACGGCTCCGAGAAATCGGACCAGGATCTCTACCCGAAGTCTTCCCGAACCAAGTTCACCCCGGGTTCCTTCACGGAGGAGAAGGCGAGACAGCTCCGGATGATGACGAAGGAGACGGAATCGTTTCACGACGTCATGTACCACTCCGCCATCGCCTCCCGCCTAGCCTCGGATTTCAAGAAAAGCTCCGATCTGTGA
- the LOC109006282 gene encoding uncharacterized protein LOC109006282, producing the protein MASPSDPSVQEAAIKRQRKGPPFKFLFPLVYAPVLPLIRLSLRKNPVLRDRLFTLVLAGAFAHGMYLVTDQYDIESK; encoded by the exons ATGGCCTCGCCGTCCGATCCTTCCGTCCA GGAAGCCGCGATAAAAAGGCAACGGAAAGGACCCCCATTTAAGTTCTTGTTTCCACTTGTGTATGCCCCTGTCCTTCCTCTCA TCCGACTCTCTCTGAGGAAGAACCCGGTTTTAAGGGATCGTTTGTTTACGCTTGTGCTGGCAGGGGCATTTGCTCATGGCATGTATTTGGT AACGGATCAGTACGATATAGAGAGCAAGTGA